In Lodderomyces elongisporus chromosome 2, complete sequence, the following proteins share a genomic window:
- the ubc8 gene encoding ubiquitin-conjugating enzyme E2 H (BUSCO:EOG09264Z1B), which produces MSSPKRRIEKDVMELMMSDHDVTLIEDSMQQFHVIFHGPKDTPYENGVWKIRVELPDQYPIKSPSIGFTNKIYHPNIDEGSGAVCLDVINQTWSPMFGLLNIFENFLPHLLRYANPSDPLNTEASNLMSKDEKKYIETVKKYVRVYASNAADLNDQEDQEAEAEDDDELSDVGSLSSDDDDDDDDDDDDDDDDDGEKEE; this is translated from the coding sequence ATGAGTTCACCAAAGAGAcgtattgaaaaagatgttATGGAGCTTATGATGAGTGACCATGACGTCACTTTAATCGAAGACTCTATGCAACAATTCCACGTAATATTCCATGGTCCCAAGGATACGCCGTATGAAAATGGTGTATGGAAGATAAGAGTCGAATTACCAGACCAGTACCCAATTAAATCACCATCCATAGGTTTTACAAATAAGATTTATCATCCAAATATAGATGAAGGCTCGGGTGCAGTTTGTTTAGATGTGATAAACCAGACATGGTCACCGATGTTTGGCTTGTTGAATATATTTGAGAATTTCCTACCCCATTTGTTGAGGTATGCCAATCCAAGTGATCCACTAAACACAGAGGCATCGAATTTGATGAGtaaagatgaaaagaaatacatAGAGACAGTGAAGAAATATGTGAGAGTATATGCTTCAAACGCGGCTGACTTGAACGATCAAGAGGAtcaagaagcagaagctgAGGACGATGACGAATTAAGTGATGTTGGAAGTTTATCtagtgatgatgacgacgacgacgatgacgacgatgatgatgatgatgatgatgatggggaaaaggaagagtAA
- the tfs1 gene encoding transcription elongation factor TFIIS (BUSCO:EOG092645TJ) yields the protein MDSKEVKSTVSNLEKTKDDATILKLLNILNDEVQPTEKLLRETKVGIAVNKYRTHSNAQVSSLVKKMIRGWRDAVQAEKESKKKASASSSSSSSLSSSAAGAGAASTSASTSASSTTASATTAKGASNDTTSSASGPSLRSYTGPRDAKKDGVNTQLYDNDTRNASVVALYASLAVDREDPSKHIVAVAAEIESAVFKNEYSKVNEAYRNKLRTFVMQLRNKKNPELRERLLTRQITAERFIKMSPNEMAPEELKKEIEKMHKQNLFDAQGATEKRAVTDRFTCGKCKHKKVSYYQMQTRSADEPLTTFCTCENCGNRWKFS from the coding sequence ATGGACTCCAAAGAGGTCAAATCAACAGTGTCAAACCTTGAAAAAACCAAGGATGATGCTACTATATTGAAGCTACTCAACATACTCAATGACGAAGTCCAGCCGACAGAAAAGTTACTTCGAGAGACGAAAGTCGGTATCGCTGTAAACAAATACAGGACGCATTCAAACGCTCAGGTTTCTCTGCTtgtgaagaagatgattcGTGGATGGAGGGATGCCGTACAGGCCGAAAAAGAGAGTAAGAAAAAGGCACtggcttcttcttcatcgtcatcatcattatcatcttctgctgctggtgctggtgctgcttCTACTTCCGCCTCAACTTCGGCATCGTCTACCACCGCTTCCGCAACAACCGCTAAAGGAGCATCTAATGACACAACAAGTTCAGCTTCTGGGCCATCTCTCAGGTCGTACACAGGTCCAAGGGATGCCAAAAAGGATGGCGTTAATACTCAATTGTACGATAATGATACCCGTAACGCATCTGTTGTTGCATTGTACGCATCTTTGGCGGTTGATAGAGAAGACCCTTCAAAACATATCGTTGCAGTTGCCGCAGAGATTGAAAGTgctgttttcaaaaacgaGTACCTGAAGGTCAACGAGGCCTacagaaacaaattaaGAACGTTTGTTATGCAGCTtcgaaacaagaaaaatcCAGAATTACGAGAACGATTATTAACTCGACAAATCACCGCTGAACGATTCATCAAAATGTCACCCAATGAGATGGCACCCgaggaattgaaaaaggagattgaaaaaatgcACAAGCAGAACTTGTTTGATGCTCAAGGTGCTACTGAAAAAAGAGCAGTGACTGATAGATTTACATGTGGAAAGTGTAAGCACAAAAAGGTGAGTTACTATCAAATGCAAACCCGTTCTGCGGACGAACCTTTAACTACATTTTGTACATGTGAGAATTGTGGTAACAGGTGGAAGTTTTCATAG
- the CYS4 gene encoding cystathionine beta-synthase, whose translation MSSSASPSTPPPALKEDILELIGNTPLVKLNRIPQSFGIKAKIYAKVELFNAGGSIKDRIAKNMVLEAEKQGRIKPGYTLIEPTSGNTGIGLALVGAVRGYRTIITLPEKMSNEKVSVLKALGAEIIRTPTEAAWDAPESHIGVARKLEKEIPNSVILDQYSNPANPDAHYYGTGFEIWEQTKGKVTHLVAGAGTGGTISGMSKYLKEKNPKVKVTGADPKGSILAEPESLNTSTEGYLVEGIGYDFIPDVLNRKYVDNWIKTDDDESFKLARRIIREEGILVGGSSGSALQAALQVAKDLTEDDVLVVVFPDSIRSYLSKFADDEWLKSNGFEVEETETVNKSDEFLKTKTIGDLVAGKAPVVTVTLADTVGKTFDLLQTNGFDQLPVLNNSGKLVGLITLSKILKSLSTQKIQLTNSISSIIIDFRKLADFEKSKSVNKESGFTKRNYDLITLNTKLNVLNKFFETNSNAIITDEELKPVQIVTKVDLLSYLTKNLSF comes from the coding sequence ATGTCATCTTCAGCCAGTCCGTCCACTCCTCCTCCTGCTCTCAAGGAAGATATTCTTGAGCTCATTGGAAACACACCCTTGGTGAAATTAAATAGAATTCCACAATCATTCGGAATTAAGGCCAAAATATATGCCAAAGTTGAACTTTTCAATGCTGGGGGCTCTATCAAAGATAGAATTGCCAAGAATATGGTATTGGAAGCAGAGAAGCAAGGTAGAATCAAACCTGGCTACACTCTTATAGAACCTACCTCGGGAAACACTGGTATTGGTTTGGCTTTGGTTGGTGCCGTGCGAGGATACAGAACCATTATTACTTTACCCGAGAAAATGTCCAACGAAAAGGTTTCTGTATTGAAGGCTTTGGGTGCCGAGATTATTAGAACCCCCACCGAGGCAGCATGGGATGCACCAGAGTCACACATTGGTGTTGCaagaaaattggaaaaggaaattcCAAATTCTGTTATTTTGGACCAATACTCCAATCCTGCAAACCCTGATGCGCACTACTACGGAACCGGGTTTGAGATTTGGGAGCAAACCAAGGGTAAAGTGACCCACTTGGTTGCCGGTGCTGGTACTGGTGGTACTATTTCAGGTATGTCAAAATActtgaaggaaaaaaaccCCAAGGTCAAAGTTACCGGTGCCGATCCAAAAGGTTCCATTTTGGCAGAGCCCGAAAGCTTGAATACTAGCACTGAAGGCTACTTGGTCGAAGGTATTGGATACGATTTTATTCCTGATGTGTTGAACAGAAAATATGTCGACAATTGGATCAAGACCGATGACGATGAGTCCTTCAAGTTGGCAAGAAGAATCATTAGAGAAGAAGGTATTTTGGTTGGTGGCTCTTCGGGGTCTGCTTTGCAAGCTGCATTGCAAGTGGCCAAAGATTTGACCGAGGATGATGTTCTTGTCGTTGTGTTCCCAGACTCAATTAGGTCCTACTTGAGTAAATTTGCCGATGACGAATGGTTGAAATCAAATGGATTTGAAGTTGAGGAAACCGAGACTGTGAACAAGTCGGAtgaatttttgaaaacaaagactATTGGAGATTTGGTTGCTGGTAAAGCGCCAGTTGTCACCGTTACTTTGGCTGATACTGTGGGCAAGACTTTTGATCTTTTACAAACTAATGGATTCGACCAGTTACCAGTATTGAACAACTCCGGTAAGTTAGTTGGTTTGATCACTTTATCAAAGATTTTAAAATCCTTATCAACACAAAAGATTCAATTGACAAACTCCATCAGCTCGATCATTATTGATTTTAGAAAATTGGCTGATTTTGAGAAATCAAAATCGGTCAACAAAGAGTCGGGATTCACAAAGAGAAACTACGACTTGATTACCTTGAACACTAAGCTCAATGTATTGAACAAATTCTTTGAAACAAACTCAAACGCCATTATCACTGACGAGGAGTTGAAACCAGTGCAAATTGTCACGAAGGTTGATTTGTTATCATATTTGACCAAAAACCTTTCATTTTAA
- the PTR3 gene encoding SPS-sensor component ptr3: MDRSCLENLLRLPGYDHDKPIADVSVLTCGCLTSESWFRDTYLDGSSGRCPNCHSSNVSILAEVKPLRNLYYLLQTPSQSQLQGNRRRRSSSKKSFKHLQDDTTSSQQHQKVHTFGTSPSEATDLITLFHKFAKEEQYNSNNSRTREKEKGKERELARDRETRTVKETEKEKERERELEKEMQKERESVKETTHTSTIEIPGLRADGKQQPIESRIGTSYPSTSSMGSLTMLEQARGSLDPISALAVNHNNDLTNLNNKTQYESLFEYLNEQKEYNFSKCFPFHRKLLSYPTQQMKLNLGAINPFKTGSYIKRAICSSIVSFLDYDNGLEITRFVLMSEKKWELYEYVTPMKELDVSHYRPKLLCCGKSTGEYGTSFNALVQATVPGPNEVVKRSTFNSANVDDKRTAMGGELKKRLASWDQLYCQLSKNYMVISGTKGVMRVINVRSGLKKVDMGESIYTYLTDFPIRCFSVSPNERLIACGLTARERISDKEQPFIVLHRLNEKASVVGADDVIDDDDDDDVNDETRVQVQASEAMNEETWGLRQQIGMKVNWKGKEKGKGKGKGKGNLNANGNGNINSNRRANDEREKVFEFDDPLTITIPFRDPIKIINFNAASTHIICATVWEPRYIIIKLKSFHSLDYRKPRLIWSDIAYKSGRRTEDTEMQNSRQDELMMANEGTTDIQFDDSSVDSIVICSSSLTNRPPQIIHIEGAKLNSGRMTTTTTTTTTTTTAVTAAAAAAAVPTTEKTMATTSKAAVATDTSAVANNIAMAGSMSNVEEYGESYASSHTEEESVTITSSEVVMRFNEIGSSIHRTALSPRGDGIIFLDKDGKLLLVSLPHHGMQGRSKTTKKVIVLLGEVANAERFSEAASVKFSADGGKVFTLDRKGVFSVFDFTKGVPGEDLDVVKCKILSLQ; encoded by the coding sequence atgGATCGCTCTTGTTTGGAGAACCTTTTGCGGTTACCTGGTTACGACCACGATAAACCAATTGCAGATGTATCTGTACTCACATGTGGATGTTTGACATCAGAGAGCTGGTTTCGGGACACTTATTTAGACGGCAGCAGTGGCAGATGCCCCAATTGTCATTCATCAAATGTTTCAATACTCGCTGAAGTCAAGCCTTTGCGAAATCTATATTACTTACTCCAGACCCCTTCGCAGAGTCAATTGCAAGGTAATCGTCGCCGACGGTCATCATCTAAAAAAAGCTTTAAACACTTGCAAGATGATACAACATCATCGCAACAGCACCAGAAAGTACATACTTTTGGAACAAGTCCCAGTGAAGCTACCGATCTAATCACTTTATTCCACAAATTTGCAAAGGAGGAGCAATACAATTCAAACAATTCGagaacaagagaaaaagagaaaggaaaagaaagggaatTGGCACGGGACAGAGAAACAAGGACGGTAAAGGAAacggaaaaggaaaaggaaagggaaagggaGTTGGAAAAGGAGATGCAGAAAGAGAGGGAGAGCGTTAAGGAGACTACTCACACCAGCACTATAGAAATACCTGGGTTACGAGCAGATGGGAAACAGCAACCAATAGAGTCACGGATTGGCACTTCTTACCCGTCGACTCTGTCGATGGGGTCGCTTACAATGTTGGAGCAGGCTCGTGGAAGTTTAGACCCGATATCAGCACTAGCAGTCAATCACAATAATGATTTGACGAATTTGAATAATAAGACACAATATGAATCGTTGTTTGAATACCTTAACgagcaaaaagaatacaatTTTAGCAAGTGTTTTCCGTTTCATAGAAAGCTTTTATCGTACCCCACACAACAGATGAAGTTGAATCTTGGTGCAATAAATCCCTTCAAAACCGGATCTTACATCAAAAGAGCAATCTGCTCGTCGATAGTTTCGTTCCTTGATTATGATAATGGGTTGGAAATCACAAGGTTTGTCTTGATGAGCGAGAAGAAATGGGAATTGTATGAATATGTTACACCAATGAAAGAATTGGATGTATCTCATTATCGGCCAAAGTTATTGTGTTGTGGTAAGCTGACTGGCGAGTATGGTACATCTTTTAATGCACTAGTTCAAGCAACAGTTCCGGGTCCCAATGAAGTTGTAAAACGCAGCACATTCAATTCCGCAAACGTAGATGACAAAAGAACAGCTATGGGAGGAGAATTGAAGAAACGATTAGCTTCTTGGGACCAACTTTATTGCCAACTAAGTAAGAATTATATGGTTATTCTGGGTACTAAGGGTGTGATGAGAGTGATTAATGTGAGATCCGGCTTGAAAAAAGTCGATATGGGTGAGCTGATTTATACATATTTGACTGATTTCCCAATCAGATGCTTTAGTGTGTCACCCAATGAACGTTTGATTGCTTGCGGTTTAACTGCAAGAGAACGTATCCTGGACAAGGAACAACCGTTCATTGTATTGCACCGACTTAATGAGAAAGCTAGTGTAGTGGGAGCGGATGATGTTatcgatgacgatgacgatgacgatgtcAATGACGAGACTCGAGTGCAGGTGCAGGCGCTGGAAGCTATGAATGAGGAAACATGGGGGTTGAGACAACAAATCGGTATGAAAGTGAATTggaagggaaaagaaaaaggaaaaggaaaaggaaaaggaaaaggaaatttgaatgcaaatggaaatggaaatatCAATTCGAATAGAAGGGCGAACGATGAACGAGAGAAGgtatttgaatttgatgatCCCTTGACTATTACAATCCCATTCCGAGATCCAATCAAGATAATCAACTTCAATGCTGCATCAACCCATATTATTTGTGCCACTGTGTGGGAGCCAAGGTATATCATTATTAAGTTGAAAAGTTTTCATAGCTTGGACTATAGAAAGCCGAGATTGATCTGGTCCGATATTGCATACAAGTCAGGACGACGCACTGAAGATACCGAGATGCAGAACTCAAGACAAGATGAACTAATGATGGCAAATGAAGGAACCACTGATATTCAGTTTGACGATTCCAGTGTCGATCTGATTGTGATTTGCTCTAGCTCTTTGACCAATAGACCTCCACAAATCATTCACATTGAAGGCGCCAAGCTCAACTCAGGCAGGAtgactacaacaacaacaacaacaacaacaacaacaacagctgttactgctgctgctgccgcCGCTGCCGTTCCGACAACAGAGAAAACAATGGCAACGACGTCTAAAGCTGCTGTAGCTACAGATACTTCTGCAGTTGCAAACAATATTGCTATGGCAGGTAGTATGTCCAATGTAGAAGAATATGGGGAATCGTATGCAAGTAGCCACACTGAAGAAGAATCGGTGACTATAACGTCCTCAGAGGTGGTAATGCGTTTTAATGAGATTGGCTCTTCGATACATCGAACGGCACTATCACCAAGAGGTGATGGCATTATCTTCTTGGACAAAGATGGCAAATTGTTACTTGTATCTTTACCGCACCACGGCATGCAGGGTCGGTCGAAAACTACAAAGAAAGTAATTGTATTATTAGGGGAAGTGGCTAATGCAGAGCGTTTCAGCGAGGCTGCTTCGGTGAAATTTTCTGCTGATGGTGGGAAGGTGTTTACGTTGGATCGAAAAGGAGTCTTTTCTGTGTTTGATTTTACAAAAGGTGTTCCCGGTGAAGATCTTGATGTTGTTAAGTGTAAGATATTGAGTTTACAATAG